One genomic region from Salvelinus fontinalis isolate EN_2023a chromosome 18, ASM2944872v1, whole genome shotgun sequence encodes:
- the npepl1 gene encoding probable aminopeptidase NPEPL1: MANVVLEFKASAGDSEPQNRPVLIVGQLNNLTQTNWTQVKGKLQPAVSEKVWQAALTALNPNPTDSCPLYLSHAAVAALPSRVSRHNSPSSAHFLSRLVRTCLPGGTSRCILVVCERSDVFASACAIARAFPIFSRRSASSRRTEKKEVTVEFITVGQDNGPLDLTILQCLANAADGVRLAARIVDTPCNEMNTDHFLEEIKAVGTELGISPVIIRGEELKQKGFGGIYGVGKAAVNPPALAVLSHKPDGATQTIAWVGKGIVYDTGGLSIKGKTNMPGMKRDCGGAAAILGAFKATVKQGFKDNLHAVFCLAENAVGPAATRPDDIHTLYSGKTVEINNTDAEGRLVLSDGVVYASKDLSADIILDMATLTGAQGISTGKYHCAVMTNSEQWEMACVSAGRSSGDLAHPLVYCPELHFSEFTSAVADMKNSVADRENATSSCAGLFIGSHLGFDWPGVWVHVDIASPVHAGERATGFGVALLMALFGQASDDPMLNQVSPLGAARINAASGEPMVRDSKRRRLV, translated from the exons ATGGCGAACGTGGTGCTCGAGTTCAAGGCTTCTGCTGGAGATTCGGAGCCCCAAAATCGCCCGGTCCTCATTGTCGGTCAACTGAATAACTTGACGCAAACAAACTGGACCCAGGTCAAGGGGAAATTGCAGCCAGCTGTCAGCGAAAAG GTCTGGCAGGCGGCTCTCACTGCtctgaaccctaaccctactgacAGCTGCCCTCTGTACTTGAGCCATGCAGCCGTGGCAGCCCTGCCCTCACGGGTTAGCAGACACAACAGCCCTTCCTCTGCCCACTTCCTTTCCCGTCTGGTCCGTACCTGCCTGCCTGGAGGGACAAGCCGCTGCATTCTG gtggTGTGTGAGCGGTCTGATGTGTTTGCCTCAGCCTGTGCCATCGCCCGGGCTTTCCCTATATTCTCCCGTCGTTCTGCCTCCTCCCGCAGGACCGAGAAGAAAGAAGTCACTGTGGAGTTCATCACTGTGGGCCAAGACAACGGACCACTGGACCTCACTATACTGCAG TGTCTTGCCAATGCTGCTGATGGAGTGAGACTGGCAGCACGGATTGTGGACACACCGTGCAATGAGATGAATACTGATCACTTCTTGGAG GAGATTAAGGCAGTGGGGACTGAACTGGGCATTTCTCCTGTTATCATTCGAGGAGAGGAACTGAAACAGAAAGGATTTGGAG GGATCTATGGAGTGGGCAAGGCAGCGGTGAACCCCCCTGCTCTCGCAGTCCTGAGCCACAAACCAGATGGCGCCACCCAGACTATTGCATGGGTGGGCAAGGGAATCGTATATGACACTGGAGGCCTCAGCATCAAGGGAAAG ACCAACATGCCTGGGATGAAGAGAGACTGTGGTGGGGCCGCAGCCATTTTAGGAGCTTTCAAAGCTACTGTCAAACAG GGCTTCAAAGACAATCTCCATGCCGTATTCTGCCTGGCAGAGAATGCAGTCGGACCCGCTGCAACACGGCCAGATGACATCCACACACTCTACTCTGGAAA GACAGTGGAGATCAACAACACTGATGCCGAGGGCAGGCTGGTGCTGTCTGATGGTGTGGTGTATGCCAGCAAGGACCTCTCTGCTGACATCATCCTGGATATGGCCACCCTGACAGGGGCACAG GGGATCTCCACAGGGAAGTACCATTGTGCTGTGATGACCAACAGTGAGCAGTGGGAGATGGCATGTGTGAGTGCAGGCCGCAGCAGCGGAGACCTGGCTCACCCACTGGTCTACTGCCCAGAGCTGCACTTCAGTGAGTTCACCTCAGCTGTGGCAGACATGAAGAACTCTGTGGCT GACCGGGAGAATGCTACGAGCTCCTGTGCCGGCCTCTTCATTGGCTCTCACCTGGGCTTCGACTGGCCTGGGGTCTGGGTCCATGTGGACATAGCCTCGCCCGTCCATGCT GGGGAGCGTGCTACTGGCTTCGGCGTGGCTCTGCTCATGGCTCTGTTTGGCCAGGCTTCCGACGACCCCATGCTCAACCAGGTGTCTCCTCTGGGGGCGGCCAGAATAAATGCTGCGTCCGGGGAACCGATGGTGCGCGACAGCAAAAGGCGGAGACTGGTGTAA